CGTAAAGCACCACCAAAAGTGGTCATAAGATTTTGTGGTGTAAATGTCGTTTTAGTCGGACCATAATTAAGTACTGTGCGATTAAATAGTACGACTTGATCACAAAATTCTGGTACACTCCCTAAATTATGTGTTGAAACCAAAATTAAATGACCCTGATCGCGTAATGCCTTTAGCAAATCAATAATCGCATTTTCCGTTTGAACATCAACACCGGTAAACGGTTCATCAAGTAATAATACATTACCTTGTTGAGCAAGCGCTCTAGCAATAAAAACCCGTTTTTTTTGCCCCCCTGAAAGCTCGCCAATTTGCCTATTTTTTAATTCCGTCATATTCACTAAATCTAAGGCAATATCTACTTGTCGTTTATCTTCTTTAGAAGGAATACGCAAAAATGACATTTTTCCGTATCTCCCCATCATAACAACATCTGATACCAGAACAGGAAAATCCCAATCAACTTCTTCAGTTTGTGGAACATAAGCAATGATATTTTTCTTTAATGCCGTCATAACGGGTAAATTATTTAATGTTACTGTACCCTTATTTGGCTTAACCATACCCATGATGCTTTTAAACAACGTGGATTTACCGCTCCCATTGACACCTACTAAGGCACATATAGTTCCACCCGTTAATTTAAAATTCACATCATGAATTGCCGTGTGACCATTGTTATATGTCACAGTTATGTTATTTATATTCAAAGTGACCGGATTTACATGTTCATTCATCATTCAAAGCCTTTTGCAATGGTTTCTACGGTTACATTAAGTAAATCAATATAAGTCGGTACTGGTCCATCTTTTTGAGACAAAGAGTCCACATATAACACACCGCCATATTTGATACCTGTTTCTCGACTAACTTGGATTGCTGGTTTATTAGAGATTGTACTTTCACTAAAAATCACCGGAATATTATTAGCACGCACTAAATCAATGACCGCCTTAACTTGTTTTGGCGTTCCTTGCTGTTCAGCATTAATAGGCCATAAATAAGCTTCTTTAAAATCGTAATCACGAATTAAATAACTAAATGCACCTTCACTAGTGACTAACCAACGCTTTTCCTTTGGAATTTGAGCTAGTTTCTCGCGTAATGGACGATCCATCTCTTTAATTTTGGCAATATAATTAGCGGCATTACGATTATATATATCGGCATTCTTAGGATCATATTTAACTAATGCCTTACAAATATTCTCAACGTATATTAAACCTTCACTAGGTGACATCCAAGCATGTGGATTTGGGTTACCTTTATAGCTTCCTTCACGAATCGGCATAGGATCTATACCGTCAGTTACAATAACGGAAGGCACATCTTTAATATCTTGAAAAAAACGTTCGAACCAACGCTCTAGATTCAAACCATTCCACAACACAAGATCGGCAGACTGAGCACGAACAAGATCTTTTGGAGTTGGTTCATACTCATGTATTTCTGCCCCGGGAACTGTTATTGATTCAACAATAGCAGCATCACCAGCCACATTTTGTGCAATATCTTGAATAATTGTGAAGGTAGTAACAACTTTAAATTTTTTATCCGCTGCTTGACTAGATTGACTATATGAAAAAAGAAGAAATAAACAGGTTAAAGAAAAAAATATATTGTATATCCATTTAACTGACCATTTCATCAAAAACTCCTATTAACCTAAACTAAAAGATAATGAGAATTATTATCGTTTAAGTAGCAAAAGTCAATTTTTAAATTACATTATTATTATTTACTAAATAAATTAAATTTAAATCTATCTATGAAATAGGTATTTACGTCAAATAACTTATTGTTTAATTATGATTTATTTAAATAAATTTAAATATAATTACATAATTTTATTTAATTAAAAATTATTTAGATGAGAATTTCTACGACAAAAATAGCTATTTTAATGGCAAGATGTGATCAAAATATGGCAATTAGTGACTAAAATGTGCATATTAATTGTCATAGAATTTAATTAAACAAGCGTTAGAAGCTAGAGTTTCTAACGCTTTTTAATCCAATAATGAAATGGTTTTTGTTCTGTTTGAGCTTCAATTAGCTGATGCTCCATATGTCGGCAGAATCCTGGAATATCACGCACAGTTGCGGGATCATCAGCAATAATATGTAAAACCTGTCCGCTATCTATCTCACGAATAGTTTTACGCACTAACATAATTGGTTCTGGGCAACGCAGACCTAATGTATCAAGTTCTTTATCAGCGTGTATTTTATTCATTGAAAAATAATTTATTTAAATAATGAGGAACAGCATCATCAGCATTTGAGCCAATAATTTCAATTTCTGGTAACGATTGTTTTAGTTCTGCACTTGCATTTTGCATAATGCAACCTTTACCGGCCATTGATAACATTTCAAAATCATTCATGCCATCACCAAAAGCAATACTATCTTGCAATGTATAACCCAATTTTTTTACTACAGCGTCAAGTGCACTACCTTTTGAAACATTAGCATCCATGATTTCTAAACAATTTAAAGATGAAAATGCCATCGAAATATTGTTACCATAGCGTTCAAATAATCTATTTTTCAATTCAACTAAATGAGTATGGAGTGAATCATCCTTAGTCGTAAAATAGATTTTTGCAATATCATCACTAGCAAAATCAATTGGTTCAAATAACCGATAATGGAATTGTGTTTCAGTAAAAAACTCAAGTGAAAAAGGATCTTCTTTATTAATTAACCACTCATCACCACGATAAATATGGGTATAAACTAATGGATCATCCATTGCAATTTGAGCAATTTCATAGGCAATTTTAGGTTGTAAACTTTTACTAACAATCAAATTCCCTTTACTATCATGAACTCTTGCGCCATTCGATGTAATCATATAAGCATCTATATCCATATTTTCTCGCATTTGCGCAACATCAATATGATGTCTGCCTGTCGCAAAGATAAAATGAACATCTTGTTTTCTTAATCTTTGTAAAGTTTGTTTAGTATAAGCTGAAAGATTGTGATCGGGGGTTAGCAAAGTACCATCAAGATCGGAAGCAACAACGCGGAACATAATTAACTCGTTATTATAAATTTGAATGCCTATTATTATATACTAACACCCATTACCATAAAAGCCTATTTAGCACTCAATGAGAAGAGTATTGCCGATCATTAAAATTGATTTATATTTAATGCCATTCAACATTATCAATAGTAATTTTAATATACTAACTGTGGAGTAATAAAAATCACAAGCTCTCTTTTCTGCCATTGCTTTCCCTTATATTTAAAAAAATTACCAATTACCGGGATCTGACTTATCCCAGGCACAGCTTGTTGATTTTGTTGCTGACTTTGTTCAAATATACCACCAAGAATTAATGTTTCACCATTATTAACCAAAACCCGAGTATGAATTTCTTGGGTATTGATTGCTAAAGCTTCCCCACCATCACCGCGTTTAATTGCTCTTCCTGCCGTATTTTGGGTAATTATAAGATCTAACTCCAGTTGATTATTTGTTAACACTCGTGGTGTTACCTCCAATCCTAATACAGCTTGCTTAAACTCGATTGCTGTTGCACCATTATTGTCGTTAGATACTTCATAGGGAATTTCTGTTCCTTGTTTAATATAAGCTGTATGCTGATGTGATGTTAACAAATTAGGGCTTGCGATAATTTCTAATTGATTTTCAGCTTCTAAAGCTGTTAATTCTAAATTTAATAAATTATTAGCGCGTTTAGCTAAATTAAAACCTAACGTAGTTGTTGCATTAGCCACACTATTATTAATATCTAATTGTTCTAAAAATTGTGATTTATTTTTTGTATAAGCCCACTTGATACCAAGTTCATCAGCACTTTCATTACTCATTGTTACAATATGTGCAGCTATATGAATTTGAGGTATAGGTTGATCTAATTGTTCAATGAGTTCTTTTACTTTTTTATGATTTTTTTCAATATCATAAATTATTAATTTTTGCGTTCTATCATCAATGACTATCTTACCGCGATCAGACAATAAGTTATGTTCGTTTAGTATTTCCATTATAGCTTTAGCCTCTGCATGACTAATATTAATTGATGAATAAACAAGTGGTAATTTTAATTCATCGCCTTTTTGTTGCTGATAGAGTTGTTCTTGTAGAATTTTAGGGTCTGTGGGCAGGCTAATAATTAAAAAATTATCTTCAATTCTATAATGCAATTGCGCTGATTGAGTAATGACTGTTAATGCGTCCTTCCATTTAACATTATTTAATTTAACGGTTTGTATATGGTTAATCTTATCCTGTAAAACTAAGTTTAATTGATTATGATCGGCTAGTGTTTGTAAGATAAGGCTAGTCTCTGTTTGATAAAAATTTAGTGATATACGGTTTTCAACTATCTTTTCAGAACCAAAACAATAAATTGATATGAAAAATATTAATAACATCAAAATTATCTTGGGTGTTTGCAAATGAGATGATATATATTTCATATTATTCTCCTTGCAATTTAATTATCGTAACCAGTTGTTTACGACAATACATAGGTAATTCAGCCTTCCAGTGAATTTCATTGGGTGATAGTTTGTTGATCTGCCAAGGTAAAAATTCAAGAGGGTTATTAATGGTAGAAATAGCCAACCAAGTTTTAGTTTTAGAAGATTGAAGAAAAATCTTCATACTGTTCCCCATATCATGATCCGCTATATATCCTCGAAATTGCCACAGACTTAATTGTGAGATTAATTGCGATTCTAAATCTGCGCATGGCACATATTTTGGAACAGCAAAAGGATCATTTAACAAGGTTATTATCTTTTGTTCTGACTGAGCCAATGTTGAAATTACCATTAATATTAATAAAAGATATTTATTCATGAAATACCTGCTGATGTTTACATGACAAACCTAAAAGAAAAAATAATTTGTTGTCATCTCTTGTAATGAATAACATGTCTATTTGCGGAGAAATACTTTGGTGATTGAGTTGTTGTAAAAAAAGAAAAAAGTCATTGAAAGTACCTGAAAAATTAAAATGGTAACGTGATATTTCTGCCATATTCTCTTTTGAAAATTCTACCAATCTAAGATTGCTTTCAATTAATGTATTAGCAAAAATATCTTTGTCTTGGAAAGAAAATGACGTTAACTCACTTAGTTGATTATTAAGTAACTTATTCTCCTCCAATATTAAAGATATTGATGGGAAATTAGCAATTTGCTGTTCTACTAATTCAATATTTTGTATTAACGTTTGGCTATCTATTATTTTTTGCTGTAATTTATCGGATATAGGCATTATCCATATGAATATGATTGCCCAGATCACTGGTATTAATATTCCTACTATAGTGCTATATCGAATTAAATAAGACTGATAGAGCCAATGGTCCAATTTTTCTAAATACATATCTTAGTCATCCAATCTATCTGTATGCTTTAATTGAACAACAAGATTAAACTGGAGCTGCTCATCTTGTTTTTTAATCGAAATAATCTTACAACTTAATATCGATTCAAGCTGATTCATATGATCGACAAATAACAAAATATCATCATATAAAAAACTACTTCCATTAATATTCATTTCATCGTTCTGATATTGCAGATTATTTAACCAAATTTTATTTGAAACGTTGATGGACAAACTCTCTAATATTCTGATAATCGTTTGATAAATTTGTTTAACTTCTTGTTGTTGATCTTGTAATGTTTTTAACTGATTGTTCTTATGAGTTAACTCGTTCAATTGCATCAGTTTTGATTTTACTTGTGAATGATAATTTTCTAAATTTTCATTGGCTATAATTTGCTGATTAAGCTTTTGCATACTAAATGTAATTATTATCGTGGTGACTATGATTAATATGATTACCATACCACTTATAAAAATAATGAGATTTCTTCTTTTATTCCTTCTTTGTTTATCTCGCCAAGGTAATAAATTAATACCCGTAATAGCAGTCATTTCTGCAATGCCATTAATATCGATTTGCTGTTCATTAACTTGATTAATTAGTATTTCAGGCAATCCAATAAAATCAATTTGCCAAGTTAGCAAATTCGTCATGGGCTGGAGTTCTTTTATTTGATAAGCATAAACGGCTAACTGTTTTGTTGTCTCATTAGTTGGTGGATTGTCTTCCACTAAAAAATCATATGCTAATGTGTCTTCGCTTGCGAATAAACTAACAAGGTGATGTTTTACATAATTATCAATTTCATAGGGCATTAACGATATATTAGGAATGGGTAGATATGCCTTATTTAATAAATTATCTAATAAAATTATCCGACAAGTTATTTTTGATTTAACACTTGTTATTGTTTTTCGAAGAAAAAAAGCCAAATCATCAACTAAATTATCATCAAGTTTAAAATTTTGTTTAGTTAAAATGGATATTTTCCGAAGTTTATTCTTTCCAATATAACATTGGAGCATGTTTTTTTTCAGAAATAGCGTGACAATGTACAAATTTCAATCTCTCGCAACAAATTATTTATTAATAATTATTTAATAATTTATGGCTCTGAATCTTGGAAAAAAGTTAATTTTGCGAAACACTAAACAAAATATGTTTAAATTTACAACGGAAGAATGATTATTACAAAAAAACTTAAAAAAAGTGTTGACTGATAGGTAACTATCCTTATAATGCTTTTTCACACGGTCAGGGTGATTAGCTCAGTTGGGAGAGCACCTCCCTTACAAGGAGGGGGTCACTGGTTCGAACCCGGTATCACCCACCAATTCTAACCGTGTAATTCTAAATTCATTTTTGAATTTTGGGGTGATTAGCTCAGTTGGGAGAGCACCTCCCTTACAAGGAGGGGGTCACTGGTTCGAACCCGGTATCACCCACCATCTTTAAGATGGGTCGTTAGCTCAGTCGGTAGAGCAGCGGACTTTTAATCCGTTGGTCGAAGGTTCGAATCCTTCACGACCCACCACTTTTACCTCATTTTTTAAATATCATTAATTGCACTTTTCTATTATATTTCTCTTATAACTATCTATATCAATAAATAATATAAATCATAAAGACACGCTTTTAATATTTTTCATTTAATACTTTTTACACATTAAATTAGACAAGGTTATTTGTCTCTAAAAACGATAGCAAATTGCAAATAATTAGATGCGCTATCACAATATATATCACGTTCATGAAATACCTCTAAAAATCTATTTTTTCGCAAAACAGCGCATTGATTAGGTCATTTGAAATAAATAAGGAGCACGTCAGAATGAACTGAGCGGCTCCCTGATTTAGACATAGTCTGTTTTAGCAGAATATCAATTAGTTATAGAATCAAATGGCGATTAACCTTATGAACGCCATGTTTCTAATTATCATAAATATTATGATGCTTTTTTTGACTTTTTATTTTTATCTGGGTAAATGAAATAAAACAATATGGCTAATGCTAACGAATATCCAGCAAAGACCAACCAAATTGAATGCCAATTTTTTACACCTTCGATAGTAAAATAATCTACTACTTCACCACTAAATAGCATCCCAAAATAAAGTCCAAAGCCATTAACCATTGTCATAAATAGTCCTTGAGCACTAGCTCGTATTTTAGGCGGAACTTCTTTTTCAATAAATACAGAACCAGAAATGTTGAAGAAATCAAACGCACAACCATAAATAATCATTGATAGCATAAGTAAAACACAGCCGACAGGCGATGGATCACCAAACGCAAATAATCCAAAACGTAGAGTCCAAGCTAACATTGATATTAGCATGATGATACGTATACCAAAACGTTTAAGGAAAAATGGAATTGTTAAGATAAAAGCGAATTCTGAAATTTGTGATAACGACAATAAAATAGCTGGATATTCTACAACGAGACTTCCTTTATAAACTGGATTTTCTGAAAAATCATGTAAAAATGGATTACCAAAAGTATTTGTGATTTGTAATACTGCTCCTAATAACATGGCAAATAAAAAGAAGATAGCCATTTTAGAGGAATTAAATAATGCAAATGCATCTAATCCTAATTTAGATACTAAAGACATTTTGGTTGTAGATTTTGATGTTTCTACTGTTGGTAAAGTCAATGCATATAAGGCTAACAATAAAGAACTGGCTGCTGCAATATAAAGTTGCTGATTACTAAGTTCGAGATGTAATAAGCTAATAGTCCACATTGCTAAAATAAAACCGATTGTGCCACAGGCTCGAATAGGTGGGAATTTCGCAACACTATCTAGTTTATATTTATCTAAGCAATAGTAAGAAATCGAATTTGATAATGATAATGTTGGCATAAAGGCTAATGAATTTATTAACATTATCCAGAACATTTCGTTTACTGTTGTAGCACTAGCTGCATAATACAAAGAAATAGCACAAATAATATGACAAAATGCAAATAAGCGATTAGCGGGTATATATTTATCTGCTAACATTCCCAATGGTGCGGGCATGAATACGGATGCTATACCTAAAGAACTATAAACCCATCCCACATCAGAACCTGAAAAATCAAGAGTCTTGATCATATAAGATCCTAAGGTGATTAACCAACATCCCCAAATGAAAAACTGTAGAAATGATAATGTTTTTAATCGTATCATAATGTTCATAAGTAAGGTCTCGTCAAAAAAGCTACTGTTATTAATTGATTTAGTAAATTATTATACTTATTGAGCAAGTATAACTGACTCAAGTGCAATAGTTATCATTTCATTAAATGAAAATTGACGTTCTTGCGCACTAAGTTTCTCACCACGACGAATATGATCCGAAACTGTGCAAATCGTTAACGCTTTAGCCTGATATTCTGCAGCTAAACCATAAATACCTGCAGCCTCCATTTCAACACCTAAAATGTTATACTTTTCCATTACATCAAATAATTCAGGCTGTGGAGTATAAAACAGATCTGTAGAGAATAAGTTACCAACTTTTACCGGAATGTTTTTTAATTTAGCTGCTTGCACAGCATTATGTATTAAATCGTAATCAGCAATAGCAGCAAAATCATGGTCCATAAAACGAATACGATTGACTTTTGAATCAGTACAAGCTCCCATACCTATTACGATATCACGTAGGTTTACATTCTGACTTATTGCACCACAGGAACCGACACGAATAATATTTTTTACACCATATTGAGTAATGAGTTCAGTAGCATATATTGAACATGAAGGAATTCCCATGCCATGACCCATAACTGAAATGCGTTTACCTTGGTACTCGCCAGTATAACCTAGCATATTACGGACATTAGTAACTTCATGAAAATTATCTAAAAAAGTCTCAGCTATAAACTTTGCTCGAAGCGGGTCACCAGGCATAAGAACTGTTTCGGCAAAATCACCAAGATTAGCATTAATATGAGGGGTCGACATAAAAGCTCCTAATTATTTTATAATTTATTAAATCCGGATAAATTGTAGTATTCCTAACGTATTTTGCATTAGTTTTAATTAAATATGACATAATAAATGCTAAATTAATACCAATACTAAAATCAGCATTTTAAAAGCGCAAAATAATACGTTCTTGATAACGGCTACAATGATAAAGAAATAGCTCTAATTTGCAAGTATCTATATGATTTATATCTATGATTTGTCACTGAGACTTAAATACATATAATCTAAGTGAAGTGAATGAATAAATAGCATCAGATGATTAATCAATCTGATGCTATTATAAAACAAGTTAAT
Above is a genomic segment from Frischella perrara containing:
- a CDS encoding ATP-binding cassette domain-containing protein, producing MMNEHVNPVTLNINNITVTYNNGHTAIHDVNFKLTGGTICALVGVNGSGKSTLFKSIMGMVKPNKGTVTLNNLPVMTALKKNIIAYVPQTEEVDWDFPVLVSDVVMMGRYGKMSFLRIPSKEDKRQVDIALDLVNMTELKNRQIGELSGGQKKRVFIARALAQQGNVLLLDEPFTGVDVQTENAIIDLLKALRDQGHLILVSTHNLGSVPEFCDQVVLFNRTVLNYGPTKTTFTPQNLMTTFGGALRYLSLSGDKLHDDEDPRIVSVLTDDERAAVFYGEGKNEAPHDNLLIDELRKK
- a CDS encoding metal ABC transporter substrate-binding protein — its product is MKWSVKWIYNIFFSLTCLFLLFSYSQSSQAADKKFKVVTTFTIIQDIAQNVAGDAAIVESITVPGAEIHEYEPTPKDLVRAQSADLVLWNGLNLERWFERFFQDIKDVPSVIVTDGIDPMPIREGSYKGNPNPHAWMSPSEGLIYVENICKALVKYDPKNADIYNRNAANYIAKIKEMDRPLREKLAQIPKEKRWLVTSEGAFSYLIRDYDFKEAYLWPINAEQQGTPKQVKAVIDLVRANNIPVIFSESTISNKPAIQVSRETGIKYGGVLYVDSLSQKDGPVPTYIDLLNVTVETIAKGFE
- the tusA gene encoding sulfurtransferase TusA is translated as MNKIHADKELDTLGLRCPEPIMLVRKTIREIDSGQVLHIIADDPATVRDIPGFCRHMEHQLIEAQTEQKPFHYWIKKR
- a CDS encoding Cof-type HAD-IIB family hydrolase; translated protein: MFRVVASDLDGTLLTPDHNLSAYTKQTLQRLRKQDVHFIFATGRHHIDVAQMRENMDIDAYMITSNGARVHDSKGNLIVSKSLQPKIAYEIAQIAMDDPLVYTHIYRGDEWLINKEDPFSLEFFTETQFHYRLFEPIDFASDDIAKIYFTTKDDSLHTHLVELKNRLFERYGNNISMAFSSLNCLEIMDANVSKGSALDAVVKKLGYTLQDSIAFGDGMNDFEMLSMAGKGCIMQNASAELKQSLPEIEIIGSNADDAVPHYLNKLFFNE
- a CDS encoding secretin N-terminal domain-containing protein, which encodes MKYISSHLQTPKIILMLLIFFISIYCFGSEKIVENRISLNFYQTETSLILQTLADHNQLNLVLQDKINHIQTVKLNNVKWKDALTVITQSAQLHYRIEDNFLIISLPTDPKILQEQLYQQQKGDELKLPLVYSSINISHAEAKAIMEILNEHNLLSDRGKIVIDDRTQKLIIYDIEKNHKKVKELIEQLDQPIPQIHIAAHIVTMSNESADELGIKWAYTKNKSQFLEQLDINNSVANATTTLGFNLAKRANNLLNLELTALEAENQLEIIASPNLLTSHQHTAYIKQGTEIPYEVSNDNNGATAIEFKQAVLGLEVTPRVLTNNQLELDLIITQNTAGRAIKRGDGGEALAINTQEIHTRVLVNNGETLILGGIFEQSQQQNQQAVPGISQIPVIGNFFKYKGKQWQKRELVIFITPQLVY
- a CDS encoding PilN domain-containing protein, whose protein sequence is MLQCYIGKNKLRKISILTKQNFKLDDNLVDDLAFFLRKTITSVKSKITCRIILLDNLLNKAYLPIPNISLMPYEIDNYVKHHLVSLFASEDTLAYDFLVEDNPPTNETTKQLAVYAYQIKELQPMTNLLTWQIDFIGLPEILINQVNEQQIDINGIAEMTAITGINLLPWRDKQRRNKRRNLIIFISGMVIILIIVTTIIITFSMQKLNQQIIANENLENYHSQVKSKLMQLNELTHKNNQLKTLQDQQQEVKQIYQTIIRILESLSINVSNKIWLNNLQYQNDEMNINGSSFLYDDILLFVDHMNQLESILSCKIISIKKQDEQLQFNLVVQLKHTDRLDD
- a CDS encoding nucleoside permease; its protein translation is MNIMIRLKTLSFLQFFIWGCWLITLGSYMIKTLDFSGSDVGWVYSSLGIASVFMPAPLGMLADKYIPANRLFAFCHIICAISLYYAASATTVNEMFWIMLINSLAFMPTLSLSNSISYYCLDKYKLDSVAKFPPIRACGTIGFILAMWTISLLHLELSNQQLYIAAASSLLLALYALTLPTVETSKSTTKMSLVSKLGLDAFALFNSSKMAIFFLFAMLLGAVLQITNTFGNPFLHDFSENPVYKGSLVVEYPAILLSLSQISEFAFILTIPFFLKRFGIRIIMLISMLAWTLRFGLFAFGDPSPVGCVLLMLSMIIYGCAFDFFNISGSVFIEKEVPPKIRASAQGLFMTMVNGFGLYFGMLFSGEVVDYFTIEGVKNWHSIWLVFAGYSLALAILFYFIYPDKNKKSKKAS
- the deoD gene encoding purine-nucleoside phosphorylase, which translates into the protein MSTPHINANLGDFAETVLMPGDPLRAKFIAETFLDNFHEVTNVRNMLGYTGEYQGKRISVMGHGMGIPSCSIYATELITQYGVKNIIRVGSCGAISQNVNLRDIVIGMGACTDSKVNRIRFMDHDFAAIADYDLIHNAVQAAKLKNIPVKVGNLFSTDLFYTPQPELFDVMEKYNILGVEMEAAGIYGLAAEYQAKALTICTVSDHIRRGEKLSAQERQFSFNEMITIALESVILAQ